The DNA region GCCCACCGGCCGGACGAGGTCGGTCTCGACGGTGCCCCGGCGCACCCGCCAGGGCAGGTCGATCATGCCGCCGAACACGGCGAAGGTGCTGACGAGCGCCTGTCCGACCACGGCGAAGGTGACCGCCGAGGTGATGTCGTAGCCGGCCAGCCCGGGGCGCTGCTCCCACACCGCCAGCGCCAGATGGCCCCGCAGCACGGTCAGCACGATGTTGGAGATGACCGAGGCCACGACCGCCGCCCGGTAGGTGACATACCGGCGCGCGCCGGCGGACGTGATCAATCCCCACATCCGCGCGCTGGCCAGGGCACGCGCACTGGCTCCGGGCGCCGGCGCCCGGCCTGCCACGTCGAAGGTCATCGCCGACCACGCTAGAGCGATCCGTGGCCGGAGGATCCACGGTTGTGTCAACTCGTGTGGTCCGATGGCGCGTCTCCTCGCGGGCCGGGGCGACCCGTAGGGTGGAGCGGTGACGTTGACGCTGCTCCCCGCGGTGGACGTGGCCGACGGCCTGGCCGTCCGCCTGGTCCAGGGCGAGGCCGGAACCGAGACCTCCTACGGCGACCCGCGCGAGGCGGCGCTGGCCTGGCAGCGCGACGGCGCCGAGTGGATCCATCTGGTCGACCTCGACGCGGCCTTCGGCCGCGGGTCCAACCGGGACCTGATCGCCGAGGTCGTCCGTTCCGTCGACGTGGCCGTCGAGCTCTCCGGCGGCATCCGCGACGACGCCTCCCTCGACGCCGCGCTGGCCACCGGCGCGGCCCGGGTCAACATCGGCACGGCCGCCCTCGAGGACCCGGAGTGGGTGCGCAAGGCGATCGACCGGGTCGGTGACCGGATCGCCGTGGGCCTCGACGTCCGCGGCACCACCCTCGCCGCCCGCGGCTGGACCCGCGAGGGCGGCGAGCTCTACGAGGTGCTCGCCCGGCTCGACGCCGACGGCTGCGCCCGGTACGTGCTCACCGACGTCCGCCGGGACGGCACCCTCACCGGCCCGAACGTCGACCTGCTGCGGGCCGTGACGGCCGCGACCACCCGGCCGGTGATCGCCAGCGGCGGTGTCTCCTCCCTGGCGGACCTGCGCGTGATCGCGAGCGTGCCCGGTGTCGAGGGCGCCATCGTCGGCAAGGCGCTCTACGCCGGCGCGTTCACCCTGCCCGAGGCGCTCGCGGTCGCGGCGGAGGGGTCCGTGGCGGAGGGGCCCGCGGCGGGCGCGCCGTGACCGTCGCCGTCCGGGTGATCCCCTGCCTCGACGTCGACGGCGGGCGGGTCGTCAAGGGCGTGAACTTCACCGACCTGCGGGACGCCGGCGACCCCGTCGAGATGGCCCGGCTCTACGACGCCGAGGGCGCGGACGAGCTGACCTTCCTCGACATCACCGCGTCCAGCGGTAACCGGGAGACCACGTACGACATCGTCCGGCGCACCGCCGAGCAGGTCTTCATCCCGCTCACCGTCGGCGGCGGGGTGCGCTCGGTCGACGACGTCGACCGGCTGCTGCGCGCCGGCGCCGACAAGGTGGGGATCAACACCGCCGCCGTCGCCCGCCCGGAGCTGGTCCGCGAGTGCGCGCTGCGGTTCGGCAGCCAGTGCATCGTGCTCTCGGTGGACGCCCGCCGCTCCCGCGAGCCGGGCGGCCCCACCTTCGAGGTGACCACCCACGGTGGGCGCCAGGGCACCGGCATCGACGCGGTCGCGTGGGCCGCGCGGGCCGTCGAGCTGGGCGCCGGCGAGATCCTGCTGAACTCGATGGACGCCGACGGCACCCAGGACGGCTACGACCTGGAGATGATCACTTCGGTCCGCGCGGCGGTGGACGTCCCGGTGATCGCGAGCGGTGGCGCCGGCAGCCTCGACCACTTCGCCCCCGCCGTCGGCGCCGGGGCGGACGCCGTGCTGGCCGCCAGCGTCTTCCACTTCGGCCGGCTGCGGATCTCCGAAGTGAAGAAGGTGCTGCGCGACGCCGCCATCGCGGTGCGCTGACGGCCTGCCTTCGAACGCCTCCCTCGCCTCTCCCGCCTTCCTTCGAACGCCGGCCTAACACCGGTTGTCCATCAGCGGTCGGGTCGGCTGTTGCCGGGTCGCCGGGCTTCCCATGGATCAGGATGGCGGGCGCCCCACGGCCGTCCGGATGGTGATCGTCCCTGCGCCGATTCGCTGAGCAGGGGTTTTGCCGGGACTGTTACCGCCGGGTTGCGCGTTGGCGACCTATGGCGACGTCGTCCGGGGGG from Parafrankia discariae includes:
- the priA gene encoding bifunctional 1-(5-phosphoribosyl)-5-((5-phosphoribosylamino)methylideneamino)imidazole-4-carboxamide isomerase/phosphoribosylanthranilate isomerase PriA, with product MTLTLLPAVDVADGLAVRLVQGEAGTETSYGDPREAALAWQRDGAEWIHLVDLDAAFGRGSNRDLIAEVVRSVDVAVELSGGIRDDASLDAALATGAARVNIGTAALEDPEWVRKAIDRVGDRIAVGLDVRGTTLAARGWTREGGELYEVLARLDADGCARYVLTDVRRDGTLTGPNVDLLRAVTAATTRPVIASGGVSSLADLRVIASVPGVEGAIVGKALYAGAFTLPEALAVAAEGSVAEGPAAGAP
- the hisF gene encoding imidazole glycerol phosphate synthase subunit HisF, whose translation is MTVAVRVIPCLDVDGGRVVKGVNFTDLRDAGDPVEMARLYDAEGADELTFLDITASSGNRETTYDIVRRTAEQVFIPLTVGGGVRSVDDVDRLLRAGADKVGINTAAVARPELVRECALRFGSQCIVLSVDARRSREPGGPTFEVTTHGGRQGTGIDAVAWAARAVELGAGEILLNSMDADGTQDGYDLEMITSVRAAVDVPVIASGGAGSLDHFAPAVGAGADAVLAASVFHFGRLRISEVKKVLRDAAIAVR